A portion of the Paenibacillus hamazuiensis genome contains these proteins:
- the spoVK gene encoding stage V sporulation protein K encodes MADHINITRNARQINVVLRSPEPVVTTAAVEAESQPFHAKPLSQQGQFGEIMKELDRMIGLDNVKELVFEIYALLQIGNYRAEAGLTSGSQVYHMVFKGNPGTGKTTVARMIAKLFQTMGVLSKGHLIEVERADLVGEYIGHTAQKTRDMVKKALGGILFIDEAYSLARGGEKDFGKEAIDCLVKSMEDHKNQFILILAGYSEEMDYFLRMNPGLPSRFPIQVEFPDYTVDQLMQIAELMVKEREYVLLPQTELKLRQHLMQEKQNNEMSFSNARYVRNLIEKAMRHHAVRLLNSNTQQPSKQELMMIRPEDIRFDKK; translated from the coding sequence ATGGCCGACCATATCAACATCACAAGGAATGCCCGCCAAATTAATGTCGTACTGCGGAGTCCCGAACCGGTTGTGACAACAGCCGCGGTCGAAGCGGAATCGCAGCCTTTTCATGCAAAACCGCTTTCCCAGCAAGGGCAATTCGGCGAGATCATGAAAGAGCTCGACCGGATGATTGGCCTCGATAACGTGAAAGAGCTCGTGTTTGAAATATACGCTCTGCTCCAAATCGGCAATTACCGGGCGGAAGCGGGGCTAACCAGCGGCTCGCAGGTTTATCACATGGTGTTCAAAGGAAACCCGGGCACTGGCAAAACGACCGTCGCCCGCATGATTGCCAAGCTGTTTCAAACGATGGGTGTGCTGTCCAAGGGCCATCTGATCGAAGTGGAACGCGCCGATCTCGTCGGCGAATATATCGGTCACACCGCGCAGAAGACGAGGGACATGGTGAAAAAGGCGCTTGGCGGCATTTTGTTCATCGACGAGGCTTACAGCTTGGCCCGCGGCGGTGAGAAAGATTTCGGCAAGGAAGCGATCGATTGCCTGGTCAAGTCGATGGAGGACCATAAAAACCAGTTTATTCTCATATTGGCCGGTTATTCCGAAGAGATGGATTATTTCCTGCGGATGAATCCGGGCCTTCCTTCGCGTTTTCCGATTCAGGTCGAATTTCCCGACTATACCGTCGATCAGCTGATGCAAATTGCCGAGCTAATGGTCAAGGAGCGCGAATATGTGCTGCTTCCGCAAACCGAGCTGAAGCTTCGCCAGCATTTGATGCAGGAGAAGCAAAATAACGAAATGTCCTTCAGCAACGCGCGTTACGTGCGCAATTTGATCGAAAAGGCGATGCGTCACCATGCGGTGCGGCTGCTTAATTCAAACACGCAGCAGCCTTCCAAGCAGGAGCTGATGATGATCCGGCCGGAGGACATCCGTTTTGACAAAAAATAA
- the hflX gene encoding GTPase HflX, whose protein sequence is MKKTSHEINEHIQDRAVLVSLVLKNSRQSDEEAEYSLQELVNLAETAGVQVLATMTQHKESPDTKWFIGKGKAEELRDLLEKTDATTAIFDQELSGAQVRNLEEFLNVKIIDRTQLILDIFAQRARTREGIIQVELAQLSYLLPRLSGHGKNLSRLGGGIGTRGPGETKLETDRRHIRDRIGELKRQLEEVTRHRTLHRERRKKTGIFQVALVGYTNAGKSTLLNKLTNADVYAENQLFATLDPTSRTLTLPSGKDIVLTDTVGFIQNLPHDLIAAFRATLEEACEADLILHVVDSSSPMREVQMRVVAEVLSELGAHQEQITLFNKIDMCEPRECEMLSTDGEFLKVSALNESDLDKIKWTLQEKLMGDKKTFRIPAEKGDLISLVYRVGEVLENEVDGGDMLFQVRINNKEFEKVGYLLANYDLSQMQNKGEASQHEF, encoded by the coding sequence ATGAAAAAAACAAGCCATGAAATCAACGAACACATCCAGGACCGGGCCGTGCTGGTCAGCCTCGTTCTGAAAAATTCCAGGCAATCGGACGAGGAAGCGGAATATTCGCTGCAGGAGCTCGTCAATCTGGCGGAAACCGCCGGCGTGCAGGTGCTTGCCACGATGACGCAGCATAAGGAATCGCCGGATACGAAATGGTTTATCGGCAAAGGCAAGGCGGAAGAGCTGCGCGACCTGCTCGAAAAAACGGACGCGACGACGGCGATTTTCGACCAGGAGTTGTCCGGTGCGCAGGTGCGCAACCTTGAGGAGTTTCTCAACGTCAAAATCATCGACCGCACGCAGCTTATTCTCGATATCTTCGCGCAGCGGGCGCGTACGCGCGAAGGCATTATCCAAGTCGAACTGGCGCAGCTCAGTTATTTGCTGCCGAGACTGTCCGGCCACGGCAAAAACTTGTCGCGGCTCGGCGGCGGCATCGGTACCCGCGGTCCCGGCGAGACGAAGCTCGAGACGGATCGCCGCCATATCCGCGACCGCATCGGCGAACTGAAGCGGCAGCTGGAGGAAGTGACCCGGCACCGTACCCTACATAGAGAGCGCCGGAAGAAAACCGGCATTTTTCAAGTCGCTTTGGTCGGTTATACGAACGCCGGCAAATCGACGCTGCTTAACAAGCTGACGAATGCCGACGTTTATGCCGAAAATCAGCTGTTCGCGACGCTTGATCCGACATCGCGTACGCTTACGCTGCCGAGCGGCAAAGACATCGTGCTGACCGATACGGTCGGTTTTATCCAAAACCTGCCCCACGATTTGATCGCCGCTTTCCGGGCTACGTTGGAGGAAGCATGTGAGGCCGATCTGATTTTGCACGTCGTCGACAGCTCGTCACCGATGCGCGAGGTGCAGATGCGCGTCGTTGCCGAGGTGCTGAGCGAGCTCGGGGCCCATCAGGAGCAGATCACGCTGTTTAACAAAATCGATATGTGCGAGCCGCGTGAATGTGAGATGCTTTCGACCGACGGCGAGTTTTTGAAAGTATCGGCTTTAAACGAATCCGATTTGGATAAAATCAAATGGACCTTGCAGGAAAAGCTGATGGGGGACAAGAAGACGTTCCGTATTCCGGCAGAGAAAGGGGATTTGATTTCGCTCGTTTACCGTGTAGGGGAAGTGCTGGAGAACGAAGTGGACGGCGGCGATATGCTGTTCCAGGTTCGTATCAACAACAAGGAATTTGAAAAGGTCGGCTATTTGCTGGCGAATTACGACCTGTCACAAATGCAAAATAAGGGAGAGGCTTCACAGCATGAATTTTAA
- a CDS encoding aminotransferase class I/II-fold pyridoxal phosphate-dependent enzyme — protein sequence MNFNETIGSLQERAERMIDGRMREIDRLIDLNQWKVIRAFQKHKVSDYHFAGSTGYGYNDRGREVLDLVYADAFGAEAALVRPHFVSGTHTIGTALFGVLRPGDRMVSITGKPYDTLHKVIGKPGDGKGSLQDFGIEYDEVPLLPDGSPDYPAIERSITASTKLVAIQRSRGYSWRPSFTVEQIGEMVRFVKEIKPDVLVFVDNCYGEFTELKEPTEVGVDLMAGSLIKNPGGGIAPTGGYIAGKSEYVELAAYRLTAPGIGGEVGAMLGTTRAMFQGLFLAPHLVGQAVKGSVFAAALFEQLGFESHPRWSDPRTDLIQAIRFTSAEHLIAFVQGIQQAAAVDSHVVPEPWDMPGYENPVIMAAGTFIQGGSLELSADAPIREPYIAYMQGGLTYSHCKLGVLTALQNMADRGLLLLNIT from the coding sequence ATGAATTTTAACGAAACTATCGGCTCGCTGCAGGAGCGGGCCGAACGGATGATCGACGGCCGGATGCGCGAAATCGACCGGCTTATCGATCTCAATCAATGGAAAGTGATCCGGGCTTTCCAAAAGCATAAGGTCAGCGATTATCATTTTGCCGGGTCCACGGGCTACGGTTATAACGACCGGGGACGGGAGGTGCTCGACCTTGTTTATGCGGACGCGTTTGGCGCCGAAGCGGCGCTGGTGCGCCCGCATTTTGTGTCTGGCACGCACACGATCGGTACGGCGCTGTTCGGCGTTTTGCGGCCCGGCGACCGGATGGTTTCGATCACGGGCAAACCGTATGACACGCTGCACAAGGTGATCGGAAAACCCGGCGACGGAAAAGGCTCGCTGCAGGATTTCGGCATCGAATACGACGAGGTGCCGCTGCTGCCGGACGGTTCACCCGACTATCCGGCGATCGAACGCTCCATTACCGCGTCGACAAAGCTTGTCGCGATCCAGCGGTCGCGCGGCTACTCGTGGCGGCCGTCGTTTACTGTTGAGCAGATCGGGGAGATGGTGCGGTTCGTCAAGGAAATCAAACCGGATGTCCTCGTGTTTGTGGACAACTGCTACGGGGAGTTTACCGAGCTCAAGGAGCCGACCGAGGTTGGAGTCGATCTGATGGCCGGCTCGCTGATCAAAAATCCGGGAGGCGGCATCGCCCCGACCGGAGGATATATCGCCGGGAAAAGCGAATATGTCGAGCTTGCCGCTTACCGTTTGACGGCGCCGGGCATCGGAGGCGAGGTAGGGGCGATGCTGGGGACGACACGGGCGATGTTTCAAGGGCTTTTCCTCGCTCCTCATTTGGTGGGACAGGCCGTGAAAGGCTCTGTTTTCGCCGCGGCATTGTTTGAGCAGCTCGGTTTCGAAAGCCATCCGCGCTGGTCTGATCCGCGCACCGATTTGATCCAGGCGATCCGCTTCACAAGCGCGGAACATTTGATTGCGTTCGTTCAAGGCATCCAGCAGGCCGCGGCCGTCGATTCGCATGTCGTTCCCGAACCGTGGGATATGCCCGGCTATGAAAACCCGGTTATCATGGCCGCGGGAACTTTCATTCAGGGCGGCAGCCTGGAGCTGTCCGCCGATGCCCCGATCCGCGAGCCGTACATTGCGTACATGCAGGGAGGGCTGACCTACTCCCACTGTAAGCTCGGCGTACTGACGGCTCTTCAGAACATGGCCGACCGCGGATTATTGTTACTTAACATTACATAA
- a CDS encoding MerR family transcriptional regulator: protein MSDEIRRNMALFPIGIVMKLTDLTARQIRYYEQHELVIPARTSGNQRLYSFNDVERLLEIKDLIEKGVNIAGIKQVLLPVSKDSEEATVITEQTEVKRKELTDTQLHRMLKQQLLGGGKRPGQVSLIQGELSRFFH, encoded by the coding sequence ATGAGTGATGAAATTCGCAGAAATATGGCGCTCTTTCCGATCGGCATCGTCATGAAGCTGACGGACCTCACAGCGCGGCAAATCAGATATTACGAGCAGCATGAACTGGTCATACCGGCCCGGACTTCCGGGAACCAGCGTCTTTACTCCTTCAACGATGTCGAGCGGCTTCTCGAGATCAAGGATTTGATCGAGAAGGGTGTCAACATCGCCGGGATCAAGCAGGTGCTTCTGCCCGTATCCAAGGATTCCGAGGAAGCCACCGTCATCACCGAGCAAACCGAAGTTAAACGCAAGGAATTGACCGATACCCAGCTGCATAGAATGCTCAAGCAGCAGCTGCTTGGCGGCGGCAAACGCCCGGGCCAAGTATCGCTTATACAAGGGGAGCTTTCCCGGTTTTTCCACTAA
- the glnA gene encoding type I glutamate--ammonia ligase, which yields MADKTYTKEDILRIAKEENVRFIRLQFTDLLGTIKNVEIPVSQLEKALNNKMMFDGSSIEGYVRIEESDMYLYPDLSTWVVFPWVTEDKVARLICDIYLPDGRPFPGDPRCILKNALKEAEEMGFTAMNVGPEPEFFLFKTDEKGNPTQELNDQGGYFDLAPTDLGENCRREIVITLEEMGFEIEASHHEVAPGQHEIDFKYADALKAADQIQTFKLVVKTIARKHGLHATFMPKPLFGVNGSGMHCHQSLFRGNENAFYDESDKLGLSTTARYYMAGILKHARAFAAITNPTVNSYKRLVPGYEAPCYVAWSASNRSPMIRIPASRGLSTRIEVRNPDPAANPYLALAVMLKAGLDGIKHKTQLPPPTDRNIYVMSDEEREEQGIPSLPVNLKTAIDELLRDDVICDALGDHALAHFVELKEIEWDIYRTQVHAWERDQYMSLY from the coding sequence GTGGCTGACAAAACTTATACGAAAGAAGACATTTTGCGCATCGCGAAAGAAGAAAATGTTCGCTTCATCCGCCTTCAGTTTACCGACCTGCTCGGTACGATCAAGAATGTGGAAATTCCCGTAAGCCAGCTGGAAAAAGCGCTCAACAACAAAATGATGTTTGACGGATCCTCCATCGAAGGTTACGTGCGGATTGAGGAATCCGACATGTATTTATATCCGGATTTAAGCACCTGGGTTGTTTTTCCATGGGTGACCGAAGATAAAGTAGCCCGTTTGATTTGCGACATTTATTTGCCGGACGGCCGTCCGTTCCCGGGGGACCCGCGCTGCATTTTGAAAAACGCCCTGAAGGAAGCCGAGGAGATGGGCTTTACGGCGATGAATGTCGGTCCGGAACCGGAGTTTTTCCTGTTCAAGACGGACGAGAAGGGCAATCCGACCCAGGAGCTGAACGACCAGGGCGGTTATTTCGATCTTGCACCGACGGATCTTGGGGAAAACTGCCGCCGCGAAATCGTCATCACGCTGGAGGAAATGGGCTTTGAGATCGAAGCCTCCCACCATGAGGTAGCACCCGGACAGCACGAAATCGACTTTAAATATGCCGATGCGCTCAAAGCGGCCGACCAGATCCAAACGTTCAAGCTCGTCGTTAAAACGATCGCCCGCAAGCACGGCTTGCACGCCACATTTATGCCGAAACCTCTGTTCGGCGTGAACGGGTCGGGTATGCACTGCCATCAGTCGCTGTTCCGCGGCAACGAAAATGCGTTTTACGATGAAAGCGACAAGCTCGGCCTCAGTACAACCGCCAGATATTATATGGCAGGCATTTTGAAGCATGCCCGTGCGTTCGCTGCGATCACAAACCCGACCGTCAACTCGTACAAGCGTCTGGTACCGGGTTATGAAGCTCCTTGTTACGTAGCATGGTCAGCCAGCAACCGCAGCCCGATGATCCGTATCCCGGCTTCCCGCGGCCTCAGCACCCGGATCGAAGTGCGCAATCCGGATCCGGCGGCAAATCCTTATTTGGCTCTGGCTGTCATGCTGAAGGCCGGTCTTGACGGCATCAAGCACAAAACGCAGCTGCCGCCGCCAACCGACCGCAACATTTACGTCATGAGCGACGAAGAGCGCGAAGAGCAAGGGATCCCGAGTCTGCCGGTGAATCTGAAAACGGCAATTGACGAGCTTTTGCGCGACGATGTGATCTGCGACGCGCTCGGCGATCATGCTCTGGCGCATTTCGTGGAATTGAAAGAAATCGAATGGGACATCTATCGGACCCAGGTGCACGCTTGGGAAAGAGACCAGTACATGTCGTTGTACTAA
- the lexA gene encoding transcriptional repressor LexA, whose amino-acid sequence MGKISNRQQAILEFIKNEVKDKGYPPSVREIGEAVGLASSSTVHGHLERLEKKGLIRRDATKPRAIEILDGSGEGSGAFALSVVRVPLIGRVTAGVPITATENIEDYFPLPSHYVNDDNVFMLSVIGDSMIDAGIHDGDYVIVRQQPTANNGDIVVAMTEDDEATVKRFYKERDHFRLQPENPTLQPIILKNVTILGKVIGLFRDIH is encoded by the coding sequence GTGGGGAAAATTTCCAACCGCCAGCAAGCGATACTGGAATTTATTAAAAATGAGGTCAAAGACAAAGGTTACCCGCCGTCCGTCAGAGAGATCGGCGAAGCGGTGGGACTAGCCTCCAGTTCCACAGTTCATGGACATTTGGAAAGACTGGAGAAGAAAGGTTTAATTCGCCGGGACGCCACCAAGCCTAGAGCCATCGAAATTTTGGACGGCAGCGGCGAAGGATCGGGCGCTTTCGCTCTTTCCGTCGTGCGGGTGCCGCTCATCGGGCGGGTAACCGCCGGCGTACCTATTACGGCCACTGAAAACATCGAAGATTATTTCCCGCTTCCGAGCCATTATGTGAACGACGACAACGTGTTCATGCTCAGCGTCATCGGCGACAGCATGATCGATGCCGGCATCCACGACGGCGACTACGTCATCGTCCGCCAGCAGCCGACCGCCAACAACGGCGACATCGTCGTCGCCATGACGGAAGATGATGAAGCAACGGTGAAGCGCTTCTACAAGGAACGCGATCATTTCCGCCTGCAGCCCGAGAATCCCACTCTTCAACCGATTATTTTGAAAAACGTAACCATCCTGGGCAAAGTGATCGGACTGTTCAGAGACATTCATTAA
- a CDS encoding LysM peptidoglycan-binding domain-containing protein: MYTNSALVNNKADTSVIKHKKLVRFLFVLFVVSIIFTFSALVTVYASGESASVKTSGTAETRSVVVMPGDTLWSIASANKTRDQDIRTYIDKIKEANKLKSSVLKEGQLLFLP, from the coding sequence ATGTATACAAATTCAGCGTTAGTAAATAACAAAGCAGACACATCGGTGATTAAACATAAAAAGCTTGTTCGCTTTTTGTTCGTATTGTTTGTCGTTTCAATCATATTTACTTTTTCTGCTTTAGTAACGGTGTATGCGAGCGGAGAATCGGCCTCGGTCAAAACTTCCGGAACCGCGGAGACCAGATCAGTTGTCGTTATGCCAGGAGACACGCTGTGGTCAATCGCTTCCGCCAACAAAACGCGAGATCAGGACATACGTACATACATCGATAAAATCAAGGAAGCGAACAAGTTGAAGAGCAGCGTTTTGAAGGAAGGCCAGCTGTTATTTTTACCTTGA
- a CDS encoding DUF896 domain-containing protein, with the protein MSENNPDYIERINQLARKAKAEGLTDAEIDERNELRKRYIEAFKTSLRVQLDNIKFVDKEE; encoded by the coding sequence ATGAGCGAAAACAATCCGGACTATATTGAGCGAATTAATCAGTTGGCCAGGAAAGCGAAAGCCGAGGGGCTTACGGACGCGGAAATCGACGAACGCAACGAATTGAGAAAAAGGTATATAGAAGCATTTAAAACTTCGCTGCGTGTCCAATTGGACAATATCAAATTTGTCGATAAAGAAGAGTAG
- a CDS encoding HAD family hydrolase, which yields MAIKAVLFDLDDTLLWDERSVKEAFRATCEEAGKQTGVDPVRLEEEVRKEARALYELYETFPFTKMIGINPFEGLWAHFTEGKQEQFRKLQQLAPGYRRESWTRGLKALGVDDPELGFKLGEMFGAERRARPIVYEETFEVLDQLKGRYKLLLLTNGSPDLQKEKLAGVPELTPYFDHIVISGDFGEGKPAVSIFKHAMELLGIEAGEGVMIGDKLTTDILGSNSVGMKNMWINRHGVQRSDEIIPAYEIQNLRQIQGIIDSIS from the coding sequence ATGGCCATTAAGGCAGTATTATTCGATTTGGACGATACGCTGCTGTGGGACGAACGCAGCGTTAAAGAAGCTTTCCGCGCGACCTGTGAGGAAGCGGGAAAACAAACCGGAGTGGACCCGGTTCGGTTGGAGGAAGAAGTTCGCAAGGAAGCCAGAGCTTTGTACGAATTGTATGAAACGTTTCCTTTCACCAAAATGATCGGCATCAACCCGTTCGAGGGATTGTGGGCCCACTTCACGGAAGGGAAACAGGAGCAGTTTCGCAAGCTGCAGCAGCTGGCACCCGGATATCGCCGCGAATCGTGGACTCGCGGTTTGAAGGCTTTAGGCGTAGACGATCCGGAACTTGGCTTTAAGCTCGGAGAAATGTTCGGCGCCGAACGGCGCGCCCGGCCGATTGTTTACGAAGAAACGTTCGAAGTGCTGGATCAATTAAAAGGCCGCTACAAGCTGCTGCTGCTGACGAACGGATCGCCGGATTTGCAGAAGGAAAAGCTGGCCGGCGTGCCGGAACTCACTCCGTACTTTGATCATATCGTCATCTCGGGTGATTTTGGCGAAGGAAAACCTGCCGTTTCGATTTTCAAACATGCGATGGAACTGCTCGGTATCGAAGCGGGCGAAGGCGTCATGATCGGCGACAAGCTGACGACCGATATTCTCGGTTCCAATAGTGTCGGCATGAAAAACATGTGGATCAACCGCCACGGAGTGCAGCGCTCCGACGAAATTATACCTGCTTACGAAATTCAAAACTTGCGCCAAATCCAAGGTATTATCGATTCGATATCTTAA
- a CDS encoding 1,2-dihydroxy-3-keto-5-methylthiopentene dioxygenase, protein MAEIRIRNTNERISGEANVKAFLDKQEVLYEHWNANKLPADLQEKFVLSDDEKNQILSAFDSEIRDLAGRRGYKTWDVIALSDATPNLDELLKKFEQVHTHTEDEVRAITAGKGIFIIKGTDDVGYFDVELEAGDVISVPENKPHFFTLMENRQIVAVRLFIEPAGWVAQPYDDPSFQKA, encoded by the coding sequence ATGGCTGAAATTCGTATCCGCAATACGAACGAACGCATTTCCGGAGAAGCGAATGTAAAAGCTTTTTTGGATAAACAAGAAGTACTGTACGAACATTGGAACGCAAACAAACTTCCTGCTGATCTTCAGGAAAAGTTCGTTCTTTCCGACGATGAAAAAAACCAAATCTTATCCGCGTTCGACAGCGAAATTCGCGACCTTGCCGGACGCCGCGGTTATAAGACTTGGGATGTCATCGCTTTGTCCGACGCCACGCCGAATCTCGATGAGCTGCTCAAAAAATTCGAGCAAGTGCATACGCATACCGAAGACGAAGTCCGTGCGATCACAGCCGGCAAAGGCATTTTCATCATCAAGGGCACCGACGACGTCGGTTATTTCGACGTGGAGCTTGAAGCCGGCGACGTTATTTCCGTACCGGAAAACAAGCCTCATTTCTTTACATTGATGGAAAATCGGCAAATTGTTGCAGTCCGCCTGTTCATCGAACCAGCCGGATGGGTTGCCCAGCCGTATGACGATCCGTCTTTCCAAAAAGCGTAA